In Bacillus sp. Cs-700, one genomic interval encodes:
- a CDS encoding DUF1796 family putative cysteine peptidase, with product MKLDEIKKNYDLIVSLGSSCSPAAHLRRNNLRKFSMPFDWIVTPNLTNVGRVIQNQFQDFMLLENLHLQDGQANFLDDNESIQTSKAYFVQDTHNNMLSVHDFPVHSDLSVTYPAYRQKLDRRIERFLLQLQHSPSVLFIRWSGTAEQAIELQKTLMTCKSGYSHLLLLSPVNNLKVMEDTNCAVNDVCIVNVPNQPEDAAMWDMILKGISLNP from the coding sequence GTGAAACTAGATGAGATCAAAAAAAATTATGATTTAATTGTGAGTCTCGGTAGTTCGTGTTCTCCAGCAGCGCATCTTAGAAGAAATAACTTACGGAAATTTTCAATGCCATTTGATTGGATTGTTACCCCAAATCTAACTAACGTTGGACGAGTCATACAAAATCAATTCCAGGATTTTATGTTACTCGAAAATTTACATCTCCAAGATGGACAAGCAAACTTTCTTGATGACAATGAATCCATTCAAACTTCAAAAGCCTATTTCGTTCAAGATACACATAATAATATGCTCTCCGTTCATGATTTCCCTGTTCATTCAGATCTGTCCGTTACGTATCCAGCCTATCGACAAAAGCTTGATCGGAGGATTGAACGTTTTCTGTTACAGTTACAACATTCTCCCTCCGTTCTTTTCATCAGATGGTCAGGGACAGCTGAACAAGCCATCGAACTACAGAAAACCTTAATGACATGCAAAAGCGGATATTCTCACCTTCTCTTGCTTAGCCCAGTTAATAACCTTAAGGTAATGGAAGATACAAACTGTGCAGTGAATGATGTCTGTATTGTAAACGTTCCAAACCAACCAGAAGACGCTGCCATGTGGGATATGATCTTAAAAGGTATCTCGTTAAACCCATAG
- a CDS encoding gamma-glutamyltransferase family protein has protein sequence MPTDYLHYPYASQRMTTVANKGMVATSQPLAAQAGLDLLKNGGNAIDAAIATAAVLTVVEPTSNGIGGDAFALVWTKGELHGLNGSGPAPQSISIDSVNERGYNEIPKYGWIPVTVPGVPASWAALSKRFGKLSLKEALAPAIHYAEEGFPVSPTLSKFWKDAYAKFEEELRDEEFKPWFETFAPDGRAPEVGEVWKSKGHAETLRKIAETDASAFYQGEIADQIDAFSKRYNGYLTKEDLSTFKPEWVDPISVQYRGYDVWEIPPNGQGLIALSALNILNGFTFDHKDSVDTYHKQIEAMKLAFSDGQKYITDEQEMSVAVRDLLSPTYGESRRQLIGDKALVPSPGQPPKGGTVYLATADDEGNMVSFIQSNYMGFGSGLVVPGTGIALQNRGHNFSMDPEHDNALKGGKRTYHTIIPGFLSKDGDAVGPFGVMGGFMQPQGHLQVITNLIDFHLNPQSALDAPRWQWVDGKRVWVESTFPPNLAEALSRKGHEIEVQLEKGAFGRGQIIWRDQQSGTFFGGTESRTDGTIAAY, from the coding sequence ATGCCAACTGATTACTTACATTATCCCTATGCTTCTCAACGAATGACGACGGTAGCGAACAAAGGAATGGTGGCAACATCCCAGCCGTTAGCGGCACAGGCAGGATTAGATCTTTTGAAAAATGGAGGGAATGCAATCGACGCGGCAATTGCCACTGCTGCGGTATTGACTGTTGTTGAGCCGACGTCCAACGGGATTGGCGGAGATGCGTTTGCTCTTGTTTGGACGAAGGGTGAATTACACGGGTTAAACGGGAGCGGACCAGCGCCGCAATCGATCTCGATTGATTCAGTCAACGAACGTGGGTATAATGAAATTCCGAAATACGGCTGGATTCCTGTTACTGTGCCAGGCGTTCCCGCATCGTGGGCGGCTTTGTCAAAACGATTTGGAAAGCTTTCGTTAAAAGAAGCGCTGGCGCCTGCGATTCATTATGCGGAGGAAGGGTTCCCGGTTTCGCCGACTTTGAGTAAGTTTTGGAAAGATGCTTACGCTAAATTTGAAGAAGAGTTAAGGGACGAGGAGTTCAAGCCCTGGTTTGAAACATTTGCGCCGGACGGTCGTGCGCCTGAAGTGGGCGAGGTTTGGAAGTCGAAGGGTCACGCGGAAACGTTACGAAAAATTGCGGAAACGGATGCTTCAGCTTTTTATCAGGGAGAAATCGCCGATCAGATTGATGCTTTTTCAAAAAGGTATAATGGCTATTTGACGAAGGAAGATCTTTCGACATTTAAGCCTGAGTGGGTTGATCCGATTTCGGTACAGTATCGAGGGTATGACGTTTGGGAGATTCCACCGAACGGACAGGGGCTCATTGCGTTGTCTGCGCTGAATATTTTAAATGGATTTACCTTTGATCATAAGGATTCTGTTGATACCTATCATAAGCAAATTGAAGCGATGAAGCTCGCTTTCTCGGATGGACAGAAGTACATTACCGATGAGCAAGAAATGTCAGTTGCTGTTCGGGATCTCCTCTCGCCTACCTATGGGGAAAGTCGCCGGCAGTTAATTGGTGATAAAGCGCTTGTGCCGTCTCCAGGACAACCTCCTAAAGGGGGCACCGTTTATTTAGCGACAGCTGATGACGAAGGAAATATGGTCTCGTTTATTCAGAGTAATTATATGGGCTTTGGTTCAGGACTTGTGGTGCCTGGCACCGGGATTGCGCTACAAAATCGTGGTCATAACTTTTCGATGGATCCTGAGCATGATAATGCATTAAAAGGTGGAAAGCGAACGTATCATACGATTATTCCGGGATTCTTGAGTAAAGATGGTGACGCGGTAGGACCGTTTGGTGTGATGGGAGGCTTTATGCAGCCACAGGGTCATTTACAGGTAATTACGAACCTGATCGATTTTCATCTAAATCCGCAATCTGCACTTGATGCGCCGAGGTGGCAGTGGGTTGATGGGAAGCGAGTGTGGGTTGAATCAACGTTCCCTCCTAATCTTGCTGAGGCGCTTAGTCGAAAGGGACATGAGATTGAAGTTCAACTGGAAAAAGGCGCGTTCGGCCGAGGACAAATTATTTGGCGCGATCAGCAGTCAGGCACTTTCTTCGGTGGAACAGAATCAAGAACAGACGGAACGATCGCAGCTTATTAA
- a CDS encoding AMP-binding protein: MHAHQLEGLKRTVTNAYHNVPFYHDAFKDVHITPDEIQSLDDLPRLPFTQKQHLRENYPFSMLACPKEDIIRIHASSGTSGKPTVVAYTKNDIDHWTDIVARSITLAGGQKGDILHNAYGYGLFTGGLGLHGGSEKLGCATVPISGGNTANQITLIQDFKPKIICSTPSYLLNIGEAMMMQGIDPATTSLKYAILGAEPWSEEMRFQIEKLFQLKASDIYGLSEVMGPGIAMECVECQDGLHIADDHFLVEVINPDTLEPVDDGQYGELVFTSLTKEALPTIRYRTGDISSITRERCLCGRTTTRMSRVKGRIDDMLIIRGVNVFPSEIERYICDLEELVPHYQIHLQKKGHLDHVTLHVEVCEEFYGKLSYKEDFTHPLATDLTNRIRKTLKMKTLISVDVNLKSPKSIPRSEGKAKRIVDHRSRSSISPNITI, from the coding sequence ATGCACGCCCACCAATTAGAAGGCTTAAAACGCACCGTTACAAACGCCTATCACAATGTCCCTTTCTATCATGACGCTTTTAAAGACGTACATATCACTCCTGATGAGATCCAGTCACTTGACGACCTGCCCCGCCTTCCTTTCACTCAAAAACAGCACTTACGAGAGAACTACCCTTTCAGTATGCTCGCTTGCCCCAAGGAAGACATCATTCGGATTCATGCTTCGTCTGGAACGAGTGGAAAGCCTACCGTGGTCGCTTACACAAAGAATGACATTGATCATTGGACTGACATTGTCGCAAGGTCCATTACACTCGCAGGCGGACAAAAGGGAGATATTCTTCATAACGCCTATGGTTATGGCCTCTTTACAGGTGGACTAGGTCTTCATGGCGGATCTGAAAAACTCGGCTGCGCAACGGTTCCTATTTCAGGTGGTAACACCGCCAATCAAATCACCCTCATTCAAGATTTCAAACCTAAGATCATATGCTCTACGCCTTCTTATCTCCTAAACATTGGAGAAGCGATGATGATGCAAGGAATTGATCCTGCCACTACTTCTTTAAAATATGCCATACTCGGTGCCGAACCCTGGTCCGAAGAAATGAGGTTCCAGATCGAAAAATTGTTCCAGCTTAAAGCATCTGATATATACGGTCTAAGCGAAGTCATGGGGCCTGGTATCGCGATGGAGTGCGTGGAATGTCAGGACGGACTCCACATTGCAGATGATCACTTTCTAGTTGAAGTGATCAACCCGGATACGCTCGAACCAGTTGACGACGGGCAATATGGCGAACTTGTTTTTACTAGTCTTACGAAAGAAGCCCTGCCAACCATTCGCTATCGCACAGGTGACATTTCCTCCATTACAAGAGAAAGGTGTCTCTGCGGGAGGACAACAACAAGAATGAGTCGAGTAAAAGGACGAATTGATGATATGCTCATTATTCGTGGTGTCAACGTGTTCCCTTCTGAAATTGAACGATATATTTGTGACCTAGAAGAACTTGTACCTCATTACCAAATTCACCTGCAGAAAAAAGGACACCTGGATCACGTGACGTTGCACGTCGAGGTATGTGAAGAATTCTATGGGAAATTATCGTACAAAGAGGACTTCACACACCCCCTCGCCACCGACCTTACAAATCGAATTAGAAAAACCTTAAAAATGAAAACGCTTATATCAGTAGACGTAAACTTAAAGTCGCCAAAATCCATCCCTCGTTCTGAAGGAAAAGCAAAGCGCATCGTAGATCATCGATCTCGATCTTCTATCTCCCCTAATATCACGATCTAG
- a CDS encoding acyltransferase — MQKANQYINEIHFLRAIACIFVLFVHVSANYYGKHGNEFNEITQFFNQIGRFGTPIFAVISGFLLFLQVRNKGFDVKRFYHSRMVKIGMPFLIWSVFYLIFMKVVLGAEIYTDWKSFLVDFAMGESYYHLYFMSIVFQFYLIFPILQLVKSKIGWWILLILALCLNVYFVHFYSPETTSLVTELLTQRAIFTKWVFFFIFGGFLAYHWESIQRIGKKIDWFGYIVFGGLVVIAVYEYKLKGSIPNNRWANMVNIPVMTVAVIGMYQSLRKVDWLGKFFEMLGNLSMGIYLVHPLVIFFYSRSLPDGAWTTATFPMIFGLVLVTSILVIRGIQLLPLNQYIVTVPARKRKAANRVPEVVLEGK; from the coding sequence ATGCAGAAAGCAAATCAATATATTAATGAAATTCATTTCCTGAGAGCCATAGCCTGCATATTTGTATTATTTGTCCATGTTTCAGCTAATTACTATGGCAAGCATGGGAATGAATTTAATGAGATAACGCAGTTCTTTAATCAGATTGGCCGGTTTGGAACACCGATTTTTGCTGTGATTAGTGGTTTCCTTTTGTTTCTACAGGTTCGAAATAAGGGGTTTGATGTGAAGCGATTCTATCATTCTCGCATGGTAAAGATCGGTATGCCATTTCTGATCTGGAGTGTTTTTTACCTTATATTTATGAAGGTCGTATTGGGTGCGGAAATCTACACGGATTGGAAGAGCTTTCTTGTTGATTTTGCGATGGGAGAATCTTATTATCATCTTTATTTCATGTCGATCGTTTTTCAATTCTATCTCATTTTTCCTATTCTCCAACTTGTTAAATCAAAAATCGGTTGGTGGATTCTCCTTATCCTAGCCCTATGTCTCAACGTTTATTTTGTTCATTTCTACTCTCCAGAAACGACAAGTCTTGTAACGGAGCTTTTAACGCAGAGAGCTATTTTTACGAAGTGGGTGTTCTTCTTTATTTTTGGTGGATTCCTTGCTTATCACTGGGAGTCTATTCAGCGAATTGGGAAAAAAATAGACTGGTTTGGCTATATTGTTTTTGGTGGATTAGTCGTTATAGCCGTCTATGAGTACAAGTTGAAAGGTTCAATTCCGAATAACAGATGGGCCAACATGGTGAATATCCCGGTGATGACCGTGGCTGTTATTGGCATGTATCAATCTCTTCGAAAAGTAGATTGGCTTGGAAAATTCTTTGAAATGCTCGGGAATTTATCGATGGGCATCTATCTGGTTCACCCTCTGGTCATCTTTTTTTATTCGCGATCACTTCCAGATGGAGCGTGGACCACGGCAACTTTTCCAATGATATTTGGCCTAGTTCTCGTAACCAGTATTTTAGTTATTCGCGGAATTCAACTTCTTCCACTTAATCAATACATTGTGACAGTTCCAGCTAGGAAAAGAAAGGCTGCAAACCGGGTACCGGAAGTTGTTTTGGAGGGAAAGTGA
- a CDS encoding FAD-dependent oxidoreductase has protein sequence MKSMIVIGSGILGASTAYHLAKQGADVLLVDRNDAGQATEAAAGIVCPWLTNRRGGAFYRLVEAGARYYPELIETLKKDGETETGYSRVGAINIYSGETKLERKLALAMERRKDTPEMGEVSRLSAAETNALFPPLSDHYTAVHVSGAARVNGDALRNALIRGAVKHGAKVIRGDASLLWEGSNVSGVTVNNERFYGNEVIVTGGAWARELLQPLGMKFLVSLQKAQIVHLDLPETDTGKWPIVMPPFVQYFLPFENGRIVVGATQEDQAGFDLRVTMGGVHHIIDRALKVAPGFSDSTYVQTKVGFRPFTPGNVPIAGVVPRVRGLFVANGLGASGLTSGPFLGAELARLVLGERNELDLGEYDPGSAFG, from the coding sequence ATGAAATCAATGATTGTAATCGGATCAGGTATTTTAGGAGCGTCGACGGCTTACCATCTCGCCAAGCAAGGAGCGGATGTGTTGCTTGTCGATCGGAACGATGCGGGTCAGGCAACAGAAGCGGCGGCTGGGATTGTGTGTCCGTGGCTAACAAATCGACGGGGAGGCGCTTTTTATCGACTCGTGGAAGCAGGGGCTCGATATTATCCGGAGTTAATTGAAACGCTAAAAAAGGACGGAGAGACGGAGACGGGCTACTCACGCGTTGGGGCAATTAACATTTACTCTGGTGAAACGAAGCTTGAGCGAAAGCTTGCGCTTGCGATGGAGCGGAGGAAGGATACACCAGAGATGGGTGAGGTTTCACGGCTTTCTGCTGCAGAAACGAATGCGCTGTTTCCTCCGCTGTCCGATCATTATACGGCGGTTCATGTGAGCGGCGCGGCGCGTGTGAATGGAGACGCGTTACGAAATGCACTCATTCGTGGAGCGGTAAAGCATGGTGCGAAGGTTATTCGTGGAGATGCCTCTTTATTATGGGAGGGTTCAAACGTGAGTGGCGTCACCGTGAATAATGAACGTTTTTATGGGAATGAAGTGATTGTCACCGGAGGCGCTTGGGCACGAGAATTACTTCAGCCATTAGGCATGAAGTTCCTCGTTTCACTCCAAAAAGCGCAAATTGTTCATCTCGATCTACCTGAAACAGATACAGGAAAATGGCCAATTGTGATGCCGCCTTTCGTTCAATATTTCCTTCCTTTTGAAAATGGACGGATTGTCGTCGGTGCAACACAGGAAGATCAGGCTGGTTTTGATTTGCGTGTAACGATGGGTGGCGTTCACCATATTATTGATCGCGCGCTGAAAGTTGCGCCAGGATTTTCGGATAGTACGTATGTCCAAACAAAGGTAGGATTTAGGCCGTTTACACCTGGTAATGTCCCGATTGCTGGAGTAGTTCCTCGAGTGAGAGGACTTTTTGTTGCAAATGGGCTTGGGGCTTCAGGCTTAACGAGTGGACCGTTTCTTGGAGCTGAGCTTGCACGGTTGGTGCTTGGTGAGCGGAATGAGCTTGATCTCGGGGAGTATGATCCTGGGAGTGCGTTTGGGTGA
- a CDS encoding alpha/beta hydrolase — translation MSFIEVNETPLYYEDYGPKDAPVLVFSHSLFFNSDMFQHQVEHFSKDYRVICYDHRGQGNSGRSSLENLDIDTLTKDAISLIEGLGIKKCHFIGNSMGGFIALRVAARRPDLLHSCVVLGSSGEAEYKKEEFQPLVTQLQKNGAEEVVDKLMYIMFGDASLGSMEFERERNYWRDYMKKLEPSIGDAAHHVIHRDSVLEELEGVTVPVLAVAGEQDHAYTIKLSENIAKAVENGRCEVVGRAGHSVALEKATEVNKVLEKHFIRLKVRQSSL, via the coding sequence ATGTCGTTTATCGAAGTGAACGAAACACCGCTCTATTATGAAGATTATGGTCCAAAGGATGCACCGGTTTTGGTTTTTAGTCATTCGTTGTTTTTTAATTCGGATATGTTTCAACACCAGGTGGAACACTTTTCAAAAGATTATAGAGTCATTTGCTACGACCATCGGGGACAGGGAAATAGCGGTCGGTCTTCTTTAGAAAATCTTGATATAGATACGCTTACAAAGGATGCTATTTCATTAATTGAGGGTCTAGGGATTAAGAAGTGTCACTTTATCGGAAATTCGATGGGAGGCTTTATTGCGCTTAGAGTTGCGGCTAGAAGGCCGGATCTTCTTCATTCGTGCGTAGTTCTTGGAAGCTCTGGGGAAGCAGAGTATAAGAAAGAAGAGTTCCAACCGCTTGTTACACAGCTTCAGAAGAATGGGGCGGAAGAAGTTGTCGATAAATTGATGTATATCATGTTTGGTGATGCTTCTCTTGGATCGATGGAATTCGAAAGAGAGCGTAACTACTGGAGAGACTATATGAAAAAGCTTGAGCCGTCGATCGGAGACGCTGCTCATCATGTTATCCACCGAGATAGCGTACTAGAGGAGCTTGAAGGCGTAACTGTACCGGTCCTTGCTGTTGCAGGTGAACAGGATCATGCATACACGATTAAACTTTCAGAGAACATTGCGAAGGCGGTCGAGAATGGTCGTTGTGAAGTTGTGGGCAGAGCAGGCCATTCGGTAGCGCTAGAGAAAGCTACGGAAGTAAACAAAGTGTTGGAGAAGCACTTTATAAGGTTGAAGGTGCGTCAGAGTAGTTTATAA
- a CDS encoding cell wall-binding repeat-containing protein yields MIGTYSRKGLIIGVSFLFLALLFPKVANAIEMERISGKDRIQTAVEVAKKGWPNGSEVVILARANDFPDALAGTPLAHQENAPILLTSSTYISSKTAQEIARIGASKVIILGGKGAISDSVERHLKEEMDLAVQRVSGQDRYETAAKIANELDTYDRAVVASGEDFPDALSISAYAAREGYPILLTTKGKLPASSQKLVNETSRNYLIGGEGVISESVDNAIPSSERVSGSDRFETSRAVADEFGRKDADQLYVATGFDFADALAGSVLAAKTKDPLMLIEKNYVPNATKLFIDENGVKSFRVLGGTGAIDQYVGTELSLPIQLLLVNKQRGIPADYVPNVREPDVPFPFREDHEKRNMNAIAVPHLEELFQAAEKAGLDLYAQSGYRSYARQKAIHDRLVKQYGEAYANRVSAKPGHSEHQTGLAMDVTSPDVNYGLVEEFANTDEGRWVAQHAHEYGFIIRYPEERESVTGYKYEPWHLRYVGQTIARYMKDNERVLEEYLR; encoded by the coding sequence ATGATCGGAACGTATTCTAGAAAAGGTTTGATAATAGGAGTTAGTTTTCTATTTCTAGCTCTATTATTTCCAAAAGTAGCGAATGCGATTGAAATGGAGCGTATTTCAGGGAAAGACCGCATTCAAACGGCAGTCGAAGTAGCTAAAAAAGGATGGCCTAATGGCAGCGAGGTTGTGATTCTAGCGAGAGCGAATGACTTTCCTGATGCATTGGCTGGTACGCCGCTAGCCCATCAAGAAAATGCGCCAATCCTATTAACTTCTTCTACATACATATCGAGTAAGACAGCGCAGGAGATTGCTAGAATCGGTGCGAGTAAAGTGATCATTCTTGGTGGGAAAGGTGCGATATCAGATTCAGTGGAACGGCATCTAAAAGAGGAGATGGATTTAGCGGTTCAGCGGGTATCTGGACAAGATCGCTACGAAACGGCGGCTAAAATTGCTAATGAATTAGACACGTATGATAGAGCAGTTGTCGCGAGCGGTGAAGATTTTCCGGATGCACTCTCTATTTCAGCGTATGCAGCTCGAGAAGGGTATCCGATTTTATTAACCACAAAAGGGAAACTACCTGCTTCTTCGCAGAAATTAGTAAACGAAACGAGCAGAAATTATCTTATTGGCGGGGAAGGTGTGATCAGCGAGTCCGTGGATAATGCAATCCCTTCTTCTGAGCGAGTTTCAGGAAGTGACCGATTTGAAACGTCACGAGCAGTAGCAGATGAATTTGGACGAAAAGACGCTGATCAGCTGTATGTTGCTACAGGGTTTGACTTCGCAGACGCACTAGCGGGTTCCGTATTAGCAGCGAAAACAAAGGATCCGCTAATGCTGATTGAAAAAAACTATGTTCCTAACGCTACGAAACTATTTATTGATGAAAATGGAGTAAAGTCGTTTCGTGTACTTGGCGGCACTGGAGCAATCGATCAGTATGTTGGAACAGAACTCTCATTACCAATACAGCTTTTACTAGTTAATAAGCAGAGAGGTATTCCGGCAGATTATGTTCCTAACGTACGAGAGCCTGACGTTCCATTTCCTTTTCGAGAAGATCATGAGAAGCGTAACATGAACGCTATTGCAGTTCCTCACTTAGAAGAGCTTTTCCAGGCGGCAGAAAAAGCGGGCCTTGATTTGTATGCACAGTCAGGCTATCGCTCCTACGCACGTCAAAAAGCCATTCATGATCGTCTAGTGAAACAATATGGTGAGGCATATGCCAATCGAGTAAGCGCAAAGCCCGGACATAGTGAGCATCAAACTGGCTTAGCAATGGATGTTACAAGTCCTGATGTGAATTATGGATTAGTTGAAGAATTTGCAAACACGGATGAAGGACGCTGGGTCGCTCAACATGCCCATGAGTATGGCTTTATTATTCGCTATCCAGAAGAGAGAGAAAGCGTAACCGGATATAAATACGAACCATGGCACTTACGGTATGTGGGGCAGACTATTGCGCGTTATATGAAGGATAATGAACGTGTGCTGGAGGAGTACTTGAGGTAG
- a CDS encoding cyclase family protein, with amino-acid sequence MNFKKIIDLSIPVHNETPVFPGDPKPNIYPVAEHDKDGYQVTQMNIGTHTGTHLDAPFHFQKNGDSIDQLNLMKVIGPGHVIDVTGKEPGEEITLKDVASQIESVLPGTITLFHTGWSQHIGTQTYFNYPYLSVDIINTLLEKGVSTFFIDALNVDKPGASTFPVHEAITSVNGIIGENFCNFEKIDFENPLIIALPLKLEGLDGSPVRAVAVEVV; translated from the coding sequence GTGAATTTTAAAAAAATCATTGATCTTTCAATTCCAGTTCACAATGAAACGCCTGTTTTCCCAGGTGATCCAAAACCAAATATCTATCCAGTAGCGGAGCACGATAAAGACGGATATCAAGTGACCCAAATGAATATCGGGACACATACAGGCACACATCTTGATGCACCTTTCCACTTCCAGAAAAATGGTGATTCCATCGATCAGTTGAATTTAATGAAAGTAATAGGACCCGGTCACGTTATTGATGTAACAGGCAAAGAGCCAGGTGAAGAAATCACGTTAAAGGATGTAGCGTCCCAAATAGAAAGTGTTTTACCGGGAACAATCACCCTTTTCCATACAGGCTGGTCACAACATATAGGAACTCAGACTTATTTTAACTACCCTTACCTATCCGTCGACATTATTAATACACTGTTAGAAAAAGGCGTCTCCACTTTCTTTATTGATGCGCTTAATGTTGATAAACCAGGTGCTTCAACGTTTCCAGTTCATGAAGCCATCACGTCGGTAAACGGAATCATCGGAGAGAACTTCTGCAACTTTGAAAAGATCGATTTCGAAAATCCACTCATTATTGCACTGCCGCTAAAGCTGGAAGGATTGGATGGATCTCCAGTTAGAGCGGTTGCCGTGGAGGTTGTGTAG